The genomic segment TGCTGGCGATGACCCGGGCGGCCCGGTACCCGGTGGACGCGGCGGCCCGCCGGGTGCGCACGGCGGCGTGGCGCGGCGCGCCGTGCCTGGTGCTGCGGGAGGAGGGCGGCTGGTTGCGGTTGCGGCTGCGCCGCCCGGATCCGGACGCGGTGGCCGCGACGGGTGCGCAGTGTCTGGAACGTGGCGTGTACGAGGTCTGGGCGCCGGGCGCCGAGCTGACCGACGACCGCGTGGTGGACCTGCCGTATCCGGCCCGGCACGCATAGACGGGGGCACGTCGGGAAGGCGTGGGGCGTCCGAGAAACCCGCGCGAGGGGGAATCCCGACATGCCTTTCGTCACCGTCGGTACGGAGAACTCCGCACCCATCGACCTGTACTACGAGGATCACGGTTCCGGTCAGCCGATCGTGCTGATCCACGGTTTCCCGTTCAACGGGGCGACCTGGGAGAAGATGAGCGGTCCGCTGCTGAACGCCGGATACCGGGTGATCACGTACGACCGGCGGGGGTTCGGCAACTCCGCCCAGCCGGCCATGGGCTACGACTACGACACGTTCGCCGCCGACCTGGACGTGTTGATGACCGAGCTGGACCTGCGCAACGCGATCCTGGTCGGGCATTCCATGGGCACCGGTGAGGTGACCCGCTACCTGGGCGCGTACGGGTCGGACCGGGTGGACCGGGCCGTCATGATGGCCCCGTTGGCGCCGTACCTGCTGAAGGCGCCCGAGGACCCGGAGGGCGTCGACAAGAGCATGTTCGAGGGGTTCCAGAAGGCGATCATCCAGGACCGGTTCGCCTACCTGACCCAGTTCTGCGACGCGTTCTTCAACGCCAGCGAGAACCGGGGGAAGCTGGTCAGCGACGAGGCGTACCACGCGCACTGGCAGATCGGCGCGCAGGCGTCGGCCAAGGGCACCCACGACTCGGTGGACGCCTGGCAGACCGACTTCCGCGGTGACCTGCCGAACATCGACGTGCCGGTGCTGATCATCCAGGGCGACAAGGACAACGTGCTGCCGTACCCGGTGACGGGCCAGCGGCTGGTGAACATGCTGCCCGACGCCAAGCTGGTCACGCTGAAGGGTGCGCCGCACGGCACGCCGTGGACCCATCCCACCGAGGTCAACAAGGCCATCATGGAGTTCATCGGCAAGCCGAGCATGGCGACCGCCTGACCCGGCGGACGACCGCGGCCCCGGGGAGATCCCCGGGGCCGCGGTTCGCGCGCGTGTTCAGCCGGCCAGGCGGGCCAGCTCCTCCTCGACGATGGACGGGTCGAGCTTGCGGAACACCGGCTTCGGCGCCGCGAGCGGCCGGCCCACTTCCAGGGGTACGGACTCCCAGCGCGCGCCGACCGTGTAGTCACCGGTCAGCACCGGGTACGACGGTCCGCCGTCGAGGTCGTCGACCTCCTCGATCACCGGCATCGGGGCGTGCGTGCCGGTGCCGCCGAGCAGCTCGTGGATCTTCTGGGCGGAGTGCGGCAGGAACGGGGTGAGCAGCGTGTTGGCGTCGCTGACCACCTGGAGCGCGACGTGCAGGATGGTGCCCATCCGGGGCTTGTCGTCCTCGCCCTTGAGCTTCCAGGGCGCCTGCTCGGAGAGGTACTTGTTGGCTTCGGCGACGACCTTCATGGCTTCGCCGATGGCCTGCTTCTGCCGGTGCCGGGCGATCAGGTCGCCGACGGTGGCGAAGCCGGCCTTCGCGGTGTCCAGCAGGGCCTGGTCGGCCTCGGTGAGCCCGGCCGGGTCGACCGGCGGGATCGCGCCGAAGTTCTTCGCCGCCATCGACACCGACCGGTTGACCAGGTTGCCCCAGCCGGCGACCAGCTCGTCGTTGTTGCGGCGCAGGAACTCGGCCCAGGTGAAGTCGGTGTCGTTGCTCTCCGGGCCGGCCACCGCGATGAAGTAGCGCAGCGCGTCGGCGTCGTAGCGCTCCAGGAAGTCCCGGACGTAGATGACCACCTTGCGGGAGGACGAGAACTTCCGGCCCTCCATGGTCAGGTACTCGCTGGACACGACCTCGGTGGGCAGGTTGAGCCGGCCCAGCTCGCCCGGCTCGCCGTCGCGGGCGCCCTCGCCGGAGTAGCCGCCGAGCAGCGCCGGCCAGATCACCGAGTGGAAGACGATGTTGTCCTTGCCCATGAAGTAGTAGGAGCGGGCATCCTTCCCCTCCCCGTCGGCGGACCACCACTTGCGCCAGGCCTCCGGGGCGCCGGTGCGCCGGGCCCACTCGATGGAGGCCGACAGGTAGCCGATGACCGCGTCGAACCAGACGTAGATCCGCTTGTCCGGGCGGTCGCGCCAGTCGTCGAGCGGGATCGGCACGCCCCACTCCAGGTCGCGGGTGATGGCCCGGGGCTGGAGGTCGTCGAGCAGGTTGCGGGAGAACCGCAGTACGTTCGGGCGCCAGCCCTCGCGGTTGTCCAGCCACTGCCGCAGCGCGTCGGCCAGGGCGGGCAGGTCGAGGAAGAAGTGCTCGGTCTCGACGAACTCCGGCGTCTCCCCGTTGATCTTCGACTTGGGGTCGATCAGGTCGATCGGGTCGAGCTGGTTGCCGCAGTTGTCGCACTGGTCGCCGCGCGCGCTGTCGTAGCCGCAGATCGGGCAGGTGCCCTCGATGTAGCGGTCGGGCAGCGTCCGGCCGGTGGACGGGGAGATCGCCCCGGTGGTGACCTTCGGGACGATGTAGCCGTTGCGGTAGAGACCCGTGAACAGCTCCTGCACGACCGCGTAGTGGTTGCGCGTGGTGGTGCGGGTGAACAGGTCGTACGACAGGCCCAGCGCCCGCAGGTCCTCGGCGATCACCCGGTTGTAGCGGTCGGCCAGCTCGCGTGGGGTGACGCCCTCGGCGTCGGCCTGCACCTGGATCGGGGTGCCGTGTTCGTCGGTGCCGGACACCATGAGCACGTCGTGACCGGCCATCCGCATGTACCGGGCGAAGACGTCGGAGGGAACGCCGAATCCGGATACGTGGCCGATGTGGCGCGGGCCGTTGGCGTAGGGCCAGGCGACCGCGGCGAGAACGTGACTCATGAGCAGCAAGCCTAGTGATTGCCGTGGGTGCGCCGCGAACCAATGGGCGGCAGGCTCCGACCGTACGTCCGATTTGTCGCCGACACGCGGCGTGAGCTTCACCGCAAGCCGGGCGTATCGGTGTGAAATGAACATCGTGACCAACAGACCAGCGGCGCCGGAGCCGTCGGCGGCGACCACCCGGCGGGCGCGGCCCGCTCCGGCGGGCGCGCCCGTCGCGCCGCAGCCACGGCTCGACCCGGCGGATCCGCCGGTCGAGGTGGAGCCGACCACCGGGGCGCCGGTGGACGCGGTGCCGAGCCGGGTGCCGGTACGCCAGCCGCGCTGGCAGCGCGCGGCCGCGCCGTCCGGCGGCTGGGCGCCGATCGAGGAGGTGCACTGGGACGGCACCCCGCTGCGCGACGAGCCGCGTCCGGGTCCCGACCGGCTCCCGGCGCGGCGGGAACGCGCCCGCCCGGTCGCGCCGCCGAGCCCGCCCGCCGGCCTGGCCGTGCTACTGACGCTGAGCCTGCTCGCCGCGTTCTTCGCCTGGGTGAGCGCGGGCCCCTTCTGGCTGGCGGCCGGGCACTCGACAGGCGGCACCGTGATGATCACCGAATGCGCGGGGAGCGGGCTCACCCAGCGCTGCCGGGGCATCTTCTCGGCCGACGGCGACCGGTTCCAGGCCCACGGGGTACGGGTCAGCGGCGTACCGGCCGCTCGCACCGACACCGGCAGTTCCCTGCGGGCGCGGATGACCGGGCCGGACGGGTCGACCGCGTACGCGGACACCGGCGTCGGACGGCACCTGCGCTGGCTGCTGGGGCTGGCCCTGGTGGCCGGTTGCGCCGCCGGGATCGCCCGGTGGACCGGCGCGACCCGGCTCGCGGACGAACGGCAGCGGCGCTGGGCGGTCGGCCTGGCGCTCGCCGGACCGGCGTTGATCACCGTCGGTTTCCTGGCGGCCGCCTGGTGAGGCGGGGTGTTAAAAGGGGGCCCTTCCTCTACCGCAGGCGTTAAGAAGGGGCCCTTCCTTTCAGCTGTGCACGACGGCGTACACCTCGCGCCGCCGCAGCCCGTACGCGGTGGCGACCTCGGTGATCGCGTCGCGGCGGGACAGGCCGCCCGCCTCGCGCTCGGCCACCGCGGCGCGCAGCGTCTCGTCGTCCGGCCGGACCGCGGGCGTGGCCGGTGCGCCCGCCACGACGAGCGTGATCTCGCCCCGGGGATCCCCCTCGGCGGCCCACTCGGCCAGCTCACCCAGCGGCCGGCGGACGACCTCCTCGTAGGTCTTCGTCAGCTCGCGGCAGAGCGCGGCGGGCCGGTCCGGACCGAACGTCTCGGCCAGGTCGGCGAGCGCACCGGCGATGCGGTGCGGCGCCTCGAAGAACACGAGCGTGCGCTCCTCGGCGGCGAGCGCGCGCAGCCGGGAACGGCGGGCCCCGGGGGTACGCGGCAGGAAGCCCTCGAAGCAGAACCTGTCGCAGGGGAGCCCGGACAGCGCCAGCGCGGTGGTGACGGCGCTCGGCCCGGGCGCGGCGGTGACCGGCACACCGGCGTCCAGCGCGGCCCGCACCAGCCGGTATCCGGGGTCGGAGACGCTCGGCATGCCGCCGTCGGTGACCAGCGCGACCGTGTAGCCGGCGGCGAGCACCTCGGCCAGTTCGGGGGTACGCCGCTCCTCGTTGCCCTCGAAGTACGAGACGATCCGGCCCGGCACCGTCACGTCCAGGTCGCGGGCCAGCCGGGTGAGCCGCCGGGTGTCCTCGGCGGCGACCACGTCGGCGGCGGCCAGCACCTCGCGGAACCGGGCGGACGCGTCGGCCGGATTACCGAGCGGCGCACCGAGCAGCACGAGTCGCCCGACCTCGGACATTTCCCCCACGGCGTGTGCTCCTTCATCGAAGGTCGTACCAATTTCGGAGACGACAGACGCCACCGGGCACCCTCGCAGCCTACGATCGCCGGGTGACGAGTGCGTCGACAGCACAGAGCGCGAACCCGGACCCTTCCACCACCGACCGGGGCGACGGCGCCGGGCGCGGGCTTCCCGCCGCCGTACGGCGCCGGCTCGCCACCGTCGACGACCGCATCGGCAGAGGTCAGGCGTGGCTGGCGACCGCGGTGGTGGTGGCCGTCGCGGCGATCCTGCGCTTCGTGGGGCTCGGTTTCCCGCCCGGGAAGATCTTCGATGAGACCTACTACGCCAAGGACGCGTACGGGCTGATCGACCGCGGCTTCGAGTGGAACTACAAGGACAACGGCCCGTCGTACGTGGTGCATCCACCGCTGGGCAAGTGGATGATCGGCATCGGCGAGTGGGCCTTCGGCTACCAGGACGCCGACAGCGGCGTCTCGGTGCCGGGCCACCTGATCACCACCTCACCGGAGTTCGGCTGGCGCTTCGGCGCGGCGGTGGCCGGCACCCTGTCGGTGCTGCTGCTGGTCCGCATCGGGCGGCGGATGTTCCGCTCCACGGTGCTCGGCTGCGCGGCCGGTCTGCTGCTCGCACTCGACGGCTACCACCTGGTGCTGTCCCGCACGGCCATCCTCGACATCTTCCTGCTGCTGTTCGTGCTCGCCGCGTTCGGCGCGCTGGTGCTCGACCGGGACGCCCGGCGGCGGCGCTGGGCACGGGCGCTGGAGGCCGGGCTCGACCCGACACAGCCGGGCCGGGCCGGACGGCCGTCGTCGGGCTGGCGGGACTGGCCGTGGTGGCGGCTGGCGGCCGGTGTGCTGCTCGGCTGCGCCTGCTCGGTGAAGTGGAGCGCGGTCTACTTCGTACCGGCGTTCGCGTTGCTGGTGCTGCTCTGGGAGGTCGGTGTCCGCCGCTCGTCCGGGGTACGCCGGCCGTGGCGCGACGCCGTGCTCGACGAGCTGCCGTGGCTGCTCGCCGCCGGCGTGCTGATGCTGGTGACCTACGTGGCGACCTGGTCGGGCTGGCTGCTCGGCCAGGACGGCTACTACCGCCTGGCGGAGCGCTACCCGAACAACCCGGAGCTGAGCGACACCCCGTTCGTCGGGGCGCTGATCAACCTGTGGGAGTACCACAAGGCCGCGTACGGCTTCCACACCCAGCTCGACGACCCGCACAAGTACCAGTCCTGGCCGTGGCAGTGGCTGCTGCTCGGCCGCCCGGTGGCGTTCCACTGGTCCGGGGACGGCAGTTGCGGCGCGCCGAGCTGTGCCTCGGAGGTGCTGCTGCTGGGTACGCCGCTGCTGTGGTGGTCGTTCCTGCCGGCGATCGCCGCGACCGCCTGGCTCGGCCTGGCCCGGCGCGACTGGCGGGCGGGCGCGATCCTGCTCAGCGTCGCGGCCGGCCTGCTGCCGTGGTTCTGGTTCGCCCTCGACGGCCGGACGATGTTCTCCTTCTACGCCGCCCCGGCGGTGCCGTTCCTGGTGCTCGCGGTGGTCTACGTGCTCGGCGCGATCGCCACCCCGGCGCCGGTGACGAACCCGGCCGCGCCACCGGACCCGCAACAGGTCCACGACCGGCGGTTGGTGGGCGGGATCATCGCGGGCGCATACGTGTTGCTCGTGGCGCTCTGTTTCGCCTACTTCTACCCGATCTTCGTGGGCCGGGTGCTGCCGTACGCGGACTGGTCGGCCCGGATGTGGCTGGACGGCCGCTGGATCTGAGGCGGGGCGCCGGGCACTGCACGGCGCCGGGCACATAGAAGCGCGCCCCGATCGCCTGCCACGGGGGAAGCGGGCGATTGGGGCGCGCAAGACAGAGCTTAACCACACTCCGGCAACCGCACAACGGGTGCGGGCCGGTCAGATTTCCGACGAGTACCCCACCGGCCGAAAGGTTTACATGGTGCAGCTAACGGTGGGTGGCCGAGCGCGGCCGTGACGGCCCCGGCGGACGCCGGAAACCGGGCTTCGGCGGGCACCCCGACCCGGATGATCTTCCAAAGTGGATCTCACTACACTTCGCCCGGTGATCAACAAGAGACGATCGACGGCTGTCCTCATCGGACTGCTGGCGGCGGCCGCGCTGATCGGGCCGAGCCCCGCCGGGGCCGACGACGAGACCACCGAGCCCGTCGCCGAACCACCGAAGGTCGAGCTGGTCCTCGACGTCAGCGGATCGATGCGGGCCCGCGACATCGACGGGCGCAGCCGGATCTCCGTCGCGCAGCAGGCGTTCAACGAGGTGGTCGACGCCCTGCCGGACGAGACACAGCTCGGCATCCGGGTGCTCGGCGCCACCTACCGGGGCAAGGACAAGAAGCAGGGCTGCCTGGACACCCAGCAGATCGTGCCGGTCGGCCCGGTGGACCGCACCCAGGCCAAGGCCGCCGTCGCCGGGCTGCGCCCGACCGGCTTCACCCCGGTCGGGCTGGCGCTGCGCTCCGCCGCGCAGGATCTCGGCACCGGCAGCACCACCCGGCGGATCGTGCTGATCACCGATGGTGAGGACACCTGCGCCCCGCCCGACCCGTGCGAGGTGGCTCGCGAGCTGGCCGCCCAGGGCACCCGCCTGGTGGTCGACACGCTCGGCTTGGCGCCGGACGAGAAGGTACGCAAGCAGCTGCTCTGCATCGCCGGCGCGACCGGAGGCACCTACACCGCCGCGCAGAGCGCCGACGAGCTGACCGGCCGGATCAAGCAGCTGGTCGACCGCGCCCGGGACACGTACACCGCCACCCCGGCGGTGGTCGGCGGCGGCGCGGCGTGCGAGGGCGCCCCGCTGCTCGCCCCCGGCGTCTACAGCGACCGGGAGGCGTTTTCCGAGCACCGCTGGTACCGGGTGCCGGTGCGTGCCGGGCAGGAGCTGCGCGCCTCGGTCAGCGTCGCGCTGGACCGGCCGGTCAACCCGGACTACGGCGTGCTGCTGCGCGCCACCGCGCCGGACGGGCGGGAACTCGTCCGGGGCGTCGACGCCGGCAGCGGGCGTACCGACGTGGTCTCCGCCGGGCTGCGCTGGTCGGCCGCCGACGAGGACGAGGACGGCCCGAGCCCCGAGCCGAGCGCCGGCGCGGAGCAGACGACCGTCTGCCTGGTGGTCAGCAACTCGTTCGCGGCCAAGCCCGGCACCCGGGCCCGGCCCGGCATGCCGGTCGAGCTGACGGTGGACGTGGTTCCCGCCTCCCCCGCGCCGGACGGGCCGGACCTCGGCCGCGGCTGGGTGCTGCTGCTTCTGCTCACGCTGGCCGGACTGCTCACCGGGCTGGTCGCCGGGCTGCTCACCCGCTGGTGGGTGCACACGTGGAGGGTGAACTGAGCATGCGTACGCTGATCCGCGCCGCGGCGGCCACGACCGTCGCGGGACTCGCCCTCACCCCGGCGGCGGCCCTGGCCGCGCCCACCCCGTCGCCGGGCGCGACCCCGGTGACCAAGGCCGGCACCTCGTTCCTCACCGCCACGACCGTCACCGCCGGCCAGCCGGTGCAGGTGGGCGCGTCGACGGGTGACCACCTGTACTGGTCGTTCCGCGCCGACGCCGGGCAGGTGCACGAGATCACCGCCACCGTCACCTTCCCGAAGGCACGCGGCGGCGCGTCCACCTGGACCGTCGACGTCTTCGACGGGTTGCGCCGCCGGCAGGCGTGCACGGCGGGCGCGCAGACCCCCACCGCGGACGCCACCGCGACGAGCGTCGCGCTCGGCTGCACGCTGCGCCGGGTACGGCCGTGGGCCGAGCCCTGGTCGGGTGACCCGCTGCCCGGCACCTACTACGTCCGGCTCTCCGTCACCGACCTGCCCGAGCCCGACCTGGGTCAGCCGATCGAGGTGGAGATGCTCGTCGGCGCGACCGACGAGGGCGGAGCGTCCGGCGACGACGGCGAACTGGCCGCGCCGCTGGTGCCGAACACCAGGGCCGGCACCGTGCTCGGCGCGGAGCCGACGCCCGAGCCGGTGGCCGACGAGGAGATCGACCTGACCGGATGGCTCCCCGAGGCCGGATCGCGCTGGGTGTGGACAAGCGTGGGCGGCGTGCTCGCCGCCGTGGCCGGCGTGGTCGGCTTCGCGCTCACCCGGCGGCCCCGCCGCCCCTGAGAACCGCCGCCCCTGAGACCGCAGCCGGTGGCCGCCGCGAACCCGACGCGGCGGCCACCGGACGCGCTCACGCCTCGGCGATACGCGGACCGCGCGGCACCCAGCCGATGAACCGGTCCTGGAGCGCGGTGACCGGCACGGAGCGCAGATCCTGCGTCGCCGCGGCGAGGCAGGATCCGAGATAGACGCTCAACGACGCCCGGTCCACCTGGTACTCGCGCAGCAGGTGATGACGTTTCGTGGCACAGGGCCAGTCGTCACCGCACGAGCCGCAGGTCCAGTCCGGGGTCACCGGCACGTGCTCGCCGTCGGTACTCCCCGAAACCTCCGCGCCAGGCGTCATCGGCCGCTCCTTCCGAGTCAGGAATGGTGGTGATGGACCGGTTGCCTCCCCGCAACGTTCCTTCAGCGCCGCGGCACGCCCCACCGTTACGGTACGTTCACCGCGTGTCCCCGTCATCCACCTCTCGTGCGTGATCTGCTTCCGGCCGTGGTCGCCGTGGCGGTGGCCGGGCCGGCCGACTGGGCCGGTGACCTGCTCCCGGCCGAGCTGGCGGCCCTCGGCGAGCGCGCGGTGTCCGGCCGTCGCCGCGACTTCACCGCCGGGCGGGTCTGCGCCCGCCGGGCACTCGCCGCGCTCGGCCTGCCCGCCACGCCGGTACCCGCCGGCGCCGACCGGGCCCCGATCTGGCCGCGCGGCGTGGTCGGCGCGATCACCCACACCCGCGACTACTGCGCCGCGGCCGCCGCCCGGGCCGCCGACGTGCGCGCCGTCGGCATCGACGCCGAGCGCCACCGGCCGCTCTCCCCAGGGGTACGACGAAAGGTGTGCCGCCCCGACGAGGAGGCGGACCTGGCCCGGCTGCCGTCCGGCACGCCCTGGCCGACGGTGCTGTTCAGCGCGAAGGAGACCGTCTACAAGGTCTGGCACCCGCTCGTCGGAACGTGGCTGGGCTTCGCCGACGCGCGCGTCACGCTTGACCCGGAGGCGGGCACGTTCCACGCCGAGATCGCACCGGCCCGGCTCGCCGCCGCGCCGGTGCCGGATCCGCCGTCAGCGGTGACGGGGCGGTTCGCCGTGGACGACGACCTGGTCCGCACCGCTGCCGTCCTGCCACACCGATGAGGCACCACCGGCCGGTTGCCCCCTGCCGGTACCGTCGTTGCGACTGAAAATCCAAAGGCGCCCCTAGGAGTACGGTGAGCCACCCTCAGCCTCCATCCGGGTCACCGGACCCGAACCAGCAGCCGCCGGAACCGCCGACGCAGGCGTTCCCCACCACACCGATGCCGCCGGCGCCGGACAGCCCGTACGCGCCACCGCCCGTCTCCGGTCCGCCGCAGCCGCCGGTGTCCGGGGCGCCCTATCCGCCGCCGGGCAGCGAGTACCAGCCCCCGGGCGGTACGTACCCGCCGCCGGGGTCCGAGTACCAGCCCCCGGGTGGCGCGTACCCGCCGCCGGGTTCCGAGTACCAGCCCCCGGGCGGGACGTACCCGCAGGCGGGGTCCGGATACCCGCAGGCGGGTGGGGCGTACCAGCCGCCGG from the Micromonospora sp. WMMA1947 genome contains:
- the metG gene encoding methionine--tRNA ligase, whose protein sequence is MSHVLAAVAWPYANGPRHIGHVSGFGVPSDVFARYMRMAGHDVLMVSGTDEHGTPIQVQADAEGVTPRELADRYNRVIAEDLRALGLSYDLFTRTTTRNHYAVVQELFTGLYRNGYIVPKVTTGAISPSTGRTLPDRYIEGTCPICGYDSARGDQCDNCGNQLDPIDLIDPKSKINGETPEFVETEHFFLDLPALADALRQWLDNREGWRPNVLRFSRNLLDDLQPRAITRDLEWGVPIPLDDWRDRPDKRIYVWFDAVIGYLSASIEWARRTGAPEAWRKWWSADGEGKDARSYYFMGKDNIVFHSVIWPALLGGYSGEGARDGEPGELGRLNLPTEVVSSEYLTMEGRKFSSSRKVVIYVRDFLERYDADALRYFIAVAGPESNDTDFTWAEFLRRNNDELVAGWGNLVNRSVSMAAKNFGAIPPVDPAGLTEADQALLDTAKAGFATVGDLIARHRQKQAIGEAMKVVAEANKYLSEQAPWKLKGEDDKPRMGTILHVALQVVSDANTLLTPFLPHSAQKIHELLGGTGTHAPMPVIEEVDDLDGGPSYPVLTGDYTVGARWESVPLEVGRPLAAPKPVFRKLDPSIVEEELARLAG
- the rsmI gene encoding 16S rRNA (cytidine(1402)-2'-O)-methyltransferase → MGEMSEVGRLVLLGAPLGNPADASARFREVLAAADVVAAEDTRRLTRLARDLDVTVPGRIVSYFEGNEERRTPELAEVLAAGYTVALVTDGGMPSVSDPGYRLVRAALDAGVPVTAAPGPSAVTTALALSGLPCDRFCFEGFLPRTPGARRSRLRALAAEERTLVFFEAPHRIAGALADLAETFGPDRPAALCRELTKTYEEVVRRPLGELAEWAAEGDPRGEITLVVAGAPATPAVRPDDETLRAAVAEREAGGLSRRDAITEVATAYGLRRREVYAVVHS
- a CDS encoding 4'-phosphopantetheinyl transferase superfamily protein, which gives rise to MRDLLPAVVAVAVAGPADWAGDLLPAELAALGERAVSGRRRDFTAGRVCARRALAALGLPATPVPAGADRAPIWPRGVVGAITHTRDYCAAAAARAADVRAVGIDAERHRPLSPGVRRKVCRPDEEADLARLPSGTPWPTVLFSAKETVYKVWHPLVGTWLGFADARVTLDPEAGTFHAEIAPARLAAAPVPDPPSAVTGRFAVDDDLVRTAAVLPHR
- a CDS encoding alpha/beta hydrolase, which codes for MPFVTVGTENSAPIDLYYEDHGSGQPIVLIHGFPFNGATWEKMSGPLLNAGYRVITYDRRGFGNSAQPAMGYDYDTFAADLDVLMTELDLRNAILVGHSMGTGEVTRYLGAYGSDRVDRAVMMAPLAPYLLKAPEDPEGVDKSMFEGFQKAIIQDRFAYLTQFCDAFFNASENRGKLVSDEAYHAHWQIGAQASAKGTHDSVDAWQTDFRGDLPNIDVPVLIIQGDKDNVLPYPVTGQRLVNMLPDAKLVTLKGAPHGTPWTHPTEVNKAIMEFIGKPSMATA
- a CDS encoding peptidase, producing MRTLIRAAAATTVAGLALTPAAALAAPTPSPGATPVTKAGTSFLTATTVTAGQPVQVGASTGDHLYWSFRADAGQVHEITATVTFPKARGGASTWTVDVFDGLRRRQACTAGAQTPTADATATSVALGCTLRRVRPWAEPWSGDPLPGTYYVRLSVTDLPEPDLGQPIEVEMLVGATDEGGASGDDGELAAPLVPNTRAGTVLGAEPTPEPVADEEIDLTGWLPEAGSRWVWTSVGGVLAAVAGVVGFALTRRPRRP
- a CDS encoding phospholipid carrier-dependent glycosyltransferase, which gives rise to MTSASTAQSANPDPSTTDRGDGAGRGLPAAVRRRLATVDDRIGRGQAWLATAVVVAVAAILRFVGLGFPPGKIFDETYYAKDAYGLIDRGFEWNYKDNGPSYVVHPPLGKWMIGIGEWAFGYQDADSGVSVPGHLITTSPEFGWRFGAAVAGTLSVLLLVRIGRRMFRSTVLGCAAGLLLALDGYHLVLSRTAILDIFLLLFVLAAFGALVLDRDARRRRWARALEAGLDPTQPGRAGRPSSGWRDWPWWRLAAGVLLGCACSVKWSAVYFVPAFALLVLLWEVGVRRSSGVRRPWRDAVLDELPWLLAAGVLMLVTYVATWSGWLLGQDGYYRLAERYPNNPELSDTPFVGALINLWEYHKAAYGFHTQLDDPHKYQSWPWQWLLLGRPVAFHWSGDGSCGAPSCASEVLLLGTPLLWWSFLPAIAATAWLGLARRDWRAGAILLSVAAGLLPWFWFALDGRTMFSFYAAPAVPFLVLAVVYVLGAIATPAPVTNPAAPPDPQQVHDRRLVGGIIAGAYVLLVALCFAYFYPIFVGRVLPYADWSARMWLDGRWI
- a CDS encoding VWA domain-containing protein yields the protein MINKRRSTAVLIGLLAAAALIGPSPAGADDETTEPVAEPPKVELVLDVSGSMRARDIDGRSRISVAQQAFNEVVDALPDETQLGIRVLGATYRGKDKKQGCLDTQQIVPVGPVDRTQAKAAVAGLRPTGFTPVGLALRSAAQDLGTGSTTRRIVLITDGEDTCAPPDPCEVARELAAQGTRLVVDTLGLAPDEKVRKQLLCIAGATGGTYTAAQSADELTGRIKQLVDRARDTYTATPAVVGGGAACEGAPLLAPGVYSDREAFSEHRWYRVPVRAGQELRASVSVALDRPVNPDYGVLLRATAPDGRELVRGVDAGSGRTDVVSAGLRWSAADEDEDGPSPEPSAGAEQTTVCLVVSNSFAAKPGTRARPGMPVELTVDVVPASPAPDGPDLGRGWVLLLLLTLAGLLTGLVAGLLTRWWVHTWRVN